From one Amaranthus tricolor cultivar Red isolate AtriRed21 chromosome 17, ASM2621246v1, whole genome shotgun sequence genomic stretch:
- the LOC130803572 gene encoding probable transcriptional regulator RABBIT EARS translates to MKRFNQKSCYSSSWEDYQEEEAFVKDSLGGFYGVGPWWPPRLYSCSYCKREFRSAQALGGHMNVHRRDRALLKQVIIPTPNDIDHHDHQNHHHHDHGHNVNPSHICNPKASVAHHFDHAHNHDQDNHVMINPCNSMINYQNPSQNCSPKGANVAHHLALSKLSSNCSISEVKKVISITNDVFDHTKMSMGLDLSIGTSPKEEDYQDQGCLKNKRFKKNGDTNVALIPVYEEIKSSNDVKDYGLEFFNPNACRSRDELDLELRLGVPSHKVK, encoded by the coding sequence atgaagaGATTCAACCAAAAATCATGTTATTCTTCCTCATGGGAAGATTATCAAGAAGAGGAAGCCTTTGTTAAAGATTCCCTTGGAGGTTTCTATGGAGTAGGGCCATGGTGGCCTCCAAGATTATATTCATGTAGTTATTGCAAGAGAGAGTTTAGGTCAGCTCAAGCTCTTGGAGGTCACATGAATGTTCATAGAAGAGATAGAGCTTTACTCAAACAAGTCATCATCCCCACTCCTAATGATATTGATCATCATGATCATCAAAATCACCATCATCATGATCATGGTCATAATGTGAACCCATCTCATATTTGTAACCCTAAAGCTAGTGTAGCTCATCATTTTGATCATGCTCACAATCATGATCAGGATAATCATGTGATGATCAATCCTTGTAATTCCATGATTAATTATCAAAACCCATCTCAAAATTGTAGTCCTAAGGGGGCTAATGTAGCTCATCATCTTGCCCTATCTAAGCTTTCTTCTAATTGTTCAATTAGTGAGGTTAAGAAAGTAATTAGCATCActaatgatgtttttgatcataCTAAAATGTCCATGGGGTTAGATTTATCTATAGGGACATCCCCAAAAGAAGAAGATTATCAAGATCAAGGATGTTTGAAGAATAAGAGGTTTAAGAAAAATGGGGATACTAATGTTGCTTTGATTCCAGTTTATGAAGAAATTAAGAGTTCTAATGATGTTAAGGATTATGGTTTAGAGTTTTTCAATCCTAATGCTTGTAGATCTAGGGATGAATTGGACCTTGAGCTTAGACTTGGTGTTCCATCTCACAAAGTCAAATAG